The stretch of DNA TGAAATCAATCGGCAATCAGAGTAAGGCGACGAAAAACTCAATTTTCGTGGCCTCTTTTTAGCCGGGATTTCGCATAGTCTTTAGAGGGCACCCGTTGTGACGGACTTGGATTCCGTCTGTTGGAGGCCGACACTCAACCCGCATCGTGTAAGCATGAACGAATGTGCGCTAGATTCGCCCTTCCGTGAAACTCATATAAGAAAGGGCGTTTATATAGTTACAGTGAGCTGTGAGCGCCAGCAGAGGATTCCAGCAGATGCCCGCCGACCTTGAAAAATCGATCTTTCTCTCCGCGTTGGATTACGATTCCGTGACGGATCGCGATCTGTATTTGTCCGAGGCGTGTGGAGAGAACCAACCGCTGCGTGAAGCAGTCAATGAATTGCTTGTGGCCTATGATCAAACGGACAATGTGCTGGACATCGAAGCCGGTTCGCAGCGTTTGCTACAGGAACAGTTCAAAGGCGCCGTTGAGGCCGTAGATCTATCGAGCGCGACGTATGTCCCATCCCAAAACTCGAATGAAAAACCCGATTGTTCGGGTGAAATCATTGGTAATTACCGATTGATGGAGAAAATCGGCGAAGGAGGATTTGGGCAGGTATACGTCGCCGATCAACGCAAACCGGTGCGACGCCACGTGGCGCTCAAATTGCTCAAGCCGGGGATGGATTCCCGAGAAGTGATCGCCCGCTTCGAAGCCGAGCGACAAGCGCTGGCGATGATGGACCACCACAACATTGCCCAGGTGTTTGATGCCGGCACAACAGAATTCGGCCGGCCCTACTTTGTGATGGAGTTGGTGCGGGGAGTGCCGATCACCGATTTCTGCTCACTGAAGCAGTGCTCCATCCACCAGCGACTGGAACTGTTCATCAACGTTTGCCAAGCTGTGCAACACGCGCACCAGAAGGGGGTGATTCACCGCGATCTGAAGCCGTCCAATGTCCTGGTGACGCAACATGATGCCGGTCCCATGGTGAAGGTCATCGACTTCGGCGTCGCGAAAGCGCTCAACGAACCGATGACCGATAAAACCATCTACACGCGTTTCGCTCAAATGATCGGCACGCCGATGTATATGAGCCCCGAACAGGCGGAGATGAACGCGGTGGACGTCGACACCCGCAGCGACATTTACTCGTTGGGTGTGCTGTTGTACGAATTGCTCACCGAGACGACGCCGTTTGATCAGCAAAGACTGAGTACGGCATCGTTTGATGAAATGCGGCGCATGATTCGCGAGGAGGAACCTGCCCGTCCAAGTGCGCGATTGACCACTCTTTCGCGGCAGACGACAGCTGCATCGTCGGTCCGGCAATCCCGCGCACCGGCCGTAGCCAGCGAGTTGTCGGGTGACCTGGATTGGGTGGTGATGAAGGCGCTCGAAAAGGATCGGCAGCGGCGGTATGAGACCGCAGCAGATCTGGCCCGCGATGTGCAA from Symmachiella dynata encodes:
- a CDS encoding serine/threonine-protein kinase, with protein sequence MPADLEKSIFLSALDYDSVTDRDLYLSEACGENQPLREAVNELLVAYDQTDNVLDIEAGSQRLLQEQFKGAVEAVDLSSATYVPSQNSNEKPDCSGEIIGNYRLMEKIGEGGFGQVYVADQRKPVRRHVALKLLKPGMDSREVIARFEAERQALAMMDHHNIAQVFDAGTTEFGRPYFVMELVRGVPITDFCSLKQCSIHQRLELFINVCQAVQHAHQKGVIHRDLKPSNVLVTQHDAGPMVKVIDFGVAKALNEPMTDKTIYTRFAQMIGTPMYMSPEQAEMNAVDVDTRSDIYSLGVLLYELLTETTPFDQQRLSTASFDEMRRMIREEEPARPSARLTTLSRQTTAASSVRQSRAPAVASELSGDLDWVVMKALEKDRQRRYETAADLARDVQRYLDEQPVIARPPSTWYRFAKFTRRNKVVFTAATLIVLALVLGTVVSTWQAVRFKQAKTEADDLRREAVEFGERLKEANVLLDGARANADEQRWTEAFQQYTKATQLQPDHYLVWAGRGSLYARLGAWRAAAGDYAKALELGAPASNPSWWGVPQLLLYANDETSYEKICAAMSQQLAETADGSQVYFAVRSLCLKPQSVETSRALAHRMDELLMSQQEPGHRFFDHRGRDRKFRGSPPPRNLQPKMPFGLSGNPGPRGRMHKLIQYYTAGLAHYRAGNLERARKLLNKAIDREEGFGGHKIVYPVLALVYHELGRTDEANQALETAQESLNQWITELNDESGLRGPIPWFAVLECYIFFNEATLKLQHLQLPPDDRLAARESQAMQLLTTE